One genomic window of Medicago truncatula cultivar Jemalong A17 chromosome 1, MtrunA17r5.0-ANR, whole genome shotgun sequence includes the following:
- the LOC120575979 gene encoding uncharacterized protein: MASSTYLSILLTISMIFISHANSPTPSLKLYQNVCKQPGQKDFEQRCLKLIEGYPPITLIKDYLTFCRSFLKIAAIGKAIKSQQQVKEIMKKYPSSQPIKECANDYNSVVGQLKVALIEEPDLIDLDIRYASDALGRCEDSLAREKNVNTSAIATLNHEMQLYNDIVLIAAGHL; this comes from the coding sequence ATGGCATCTTCAACCTATTTATCCATTTTGCTCACCATTTCAATGATCTTTATTTCCCATGCCAATTCACCAACACCAAGCCTCAAGTTGTACCAAAATGTATGCAAACAACCTGGTCAGAAAGACTTCGAACAACGCTGTCTCAAACTAATAGAAGGTTACCCTCCAATTACTTTGATCAAAGATTATCTTACCTTTTGCAGGTCATTTTTAAAGATTGCGGCAATAGGGAAGGCAATAAAATCCCAACAACAAGTTaaagaaattatgaaaaaatatcCTTCTTCTCAACCCATCAAAGAATGTGCTAATGATTATAATAGTGTGGTTGGTCAATTAAAAGTTGCATTGATTGAAGAACCGGACCTTATAGACTTGGATATCAGATATGCTAGTGATGCACTTGGAAGGTGTGAAGATAGCTTAGCTCGTGAAAAGAATGTTAATACGTCTGCCATTGCTACATTGAATCATGAGATGCAGTTATATAATGATATTGTATTGATAGCCGCAGGCcatctataa
- the LOC120578230 gene encoding glutathione S-transferase T2-like, whose product MSKVINKWIGAYESVKRLQGSDWSEDDVLAKAQELFACGKNVQFTLKEEWHALRDQPRYGSQMGGNVRSGSSGSKRSNEDSVGSSARPMGREASKKKGKKKRKDAALEEVEKEWVKFKEIKVQEIEKMKEFTLVL is encoded by the coding sequence atgagcaaagtaataaataaatggattggTGCTTATGAAAGCGTTAAGCGTTTGCAAGGAAGCGATTGGtcggaagatgatgttttgGCAAAAGCGCAGGAATTATTTGCATGTGGGAAGAATGTtcaatttactttaaaggaagaaTGGCACGCTCTCCGTGATCAACCACGTTATGGTAGTCAAATGGGAGGAAATGTTAGGTCAGGAAGTAGTGGATCTAAGAGATCTAACGAGGACTCTGTAGGATCTAGTGCTCGTCCAATGGGTAGGGAGGcatctaaaaaaaaaggtaaaaagaaaagaaaggacgCTGCCTTGGAGGAGGTGGAAAAGGAGTGGGTTAAATTCAAGGAAATCAAGGTGCAAGAgattgaaaaaatgaaagagttcACCTTGGtgctgtaa
- the LOC25483600 gene encoding universal stress protein A-like protein: MEEIGRAIHEGREGAEERRMKMKVMVAIDESDGSFYALKWALDNLFNVMTTMEGTSSENEGMVFLVHVEPIFHNYVHPIGPGGAAFYPASVVVDSVKKGQQERSAVILSRALQMCKDKQVKAESVILNGDPREMICQASEQMQVDLLIMGSRGLGTLKRAFLGSVSDYCAHHAKAPILIVKPPEDHHKKH; encoded by the exons ATGGAAGAAATAGGTAGAGCTATTCATGAGGGGAGGGAAGGTGCAGAAGAGAGAAGGATGAAGATGAAGGTTATGGTGGCAATAGATGAAAGTGATGGAAGCTTTTATGCCCTTAAGTGGGCCCTTGATAATCTCTTCAACGTTATGACTACCATGGAAGGAACATCATCTGAAAATGAGGGAATGGTGTTTCTTGTTCATGTTGAACCCATTTTCCACAATTATGTGCACCCTATTGGACCAGGTGGTGCTG CTTTTTATCCAGCATCTGTGGTTGTGGATTCAGTGAAGAAAGGCCAGCAAGAAAGATCAGCAGTTATTCTTTCCCGGGCTTTGCAAATGTGCAAGGATAAGCAG GTCAAAGCAGAAAGTGTAATTCTCAATGGAGACCCAAGGGAAATGATTTGTCAGGCTTCAGAACAAATGCAAGTTGATCTCTTAATCATGGGTAGCCGTGGCCTGGGCACACTCAAAAG AGCATTTCTTGGAAGTGTAAGTGACTATTGTGCACATCATGCAAAAGCACCTATTCTTATTGTGAAGCCACCGGAGGACCACCATAAAAAGCATTGA
- the LOC25483602 gene encoding universal stress protein PHOS34: protein MKMKVMVAIDESDGSLYALKWALDNLFNIMATDTMNGTTSENEEGIVFLVHVEPNFHTYAYPIPMGPAGVAFYPSIPEVGDSLKKAQQEKSAAIASQALQMCKDKQVKAESVILNGDAREMICEATEKMQVDLLIMGSRGLGKLKRAFLGSVSDYCAHHAKAPILIVKPPEDHHKKH, encoded by the exons ATGAAGATGAAGGTGATGGTGGCAATAGATGAGAGTGATGGAAGCTTGTATGCTCTTAAGTGGGCCCTTGATAACCTCTTCAACATTATGGCTACTGATACTATGAATGGAACAACATCTGAAAATGAGGAGGGGATAGTGTTTCTTGTTCATGTTGAGCCAAATTTTCACACTTATGCATACCCTATACCTATGGGACCAGCTGGTGTTG CTTTTTATCCATCAATACCTGAAGTTGGGGATTCTTTGAAGAAAGCCCAGCAAGAAAAATCTGCAGCTATTGCCTCACAGGCTTTGCAAATGTGCAAGGATAAGCAG GTTAAAGCAGAAAGTGTGATTCTTAATGGAGATGCAAGAGAAATGATTTGTGAGGCTACAGAGAAAATGCAAGTTGATCTCTTAATCATGGGTAGTCGTGGCCTTGGCAAACTCAAAAG AGCATTTCTTGGAAGTGTAAGTGACTATTGTGCACATCATGCAAAAGCACCTATTCTCATTGTGAAGCCACCAGAGGACCACCATAAAAAGCATTGA